AATACATTTATAAGCCAATAAAGTATTAAATACCCGAAAAGGGAATTGCATGAAGGGATTTATCATACTGTGGTTCATTCTGAATTTAATTGCCGTAATCGGCTCCCTCCTAAGTGTTCATTTTTCACCTGATACATTATTTGATTTTCCGTATTTTCACTTATTGGGCATTGTTTCTTTATTTGCCATATTAAATCTGCCGTTTTATACGGCATATGAAAGACTGATAGGAGAGCGATAGGAATTTCGAAATCAAAAAATCTTTAAGGGCATTAAGCCGATACCAAATGATGATTAACATGAAGATGCCGTTTTATGTTGTCAATGCGTTTACCAATAAGCCGTTCAGTGGAAATCCCGCAGGGGCTATATTAAATGCCGATGAACTGGATGAAAAAACGATGCAGAACATTGCAGCAGTGACGGTGGCATTCCTTTGGGGGAGAAAAACGATTTCATGCCTCAAGGAGAAACTTCCGTCCCAGGACAAAGCTGATGCGTTTGCAGATGTTTCTCCATCAGAGGCTGAGGAGTGATTATACTCTTTCGAGTCAGTGGCAGCCGTGAGTAAAGCGTGTGAAAAACCGTCGGGTATATGTAATCGTTAACGAGCAGGGCATCCTCATCTTACAGCAACTCTCCCACTTCATCTTCGACGGCATTTATTATTTCGCCCTCGTGAACCATTTTGAAAGCGGTTTCAATATCCGTATACATTGCCCTGTCCTCTTCATGCGGCGGAATTTTTCCCCTTATGCATTTATATGCTGTTGAAACTGCCCTTGACGGTTTAAGCTCGTGAAATTCCAATGCCTGAGAGGATGTTATGAATTCTATTGACACAATTCTTTCTGTATTCGTGATGATGATCCTGGCTTTTCTTGCAGATGTTGCCCCCATGGATTGATAATCCTCCTTATTGGCTGATGTTGGTATTGAATCGACTGATGAGGGGTATGCAAGTGTTTTGTTTTCATTGACCAGCGAGGCAGCGACATACTGAAGAATCATGAGTCCAGAATTCAATCCCGCTTCCTTTGCCAAAAAATGGGGAAGTCCTGAAAGATTTGAGTCCAGCAGCCGTGCAGTACGCCTCTCCGAAAAACTTCCGATTTTGGTGGCTACAATACCAAGCAAATCCATTGCAATGGCAATCGGTTCTCCATGAAAATTTCCTCCAGATATAATGTCATCAAAGACTAGCGGGTTGTCGGTGGCGGAGTTTATCTCTACTTCAATAATTTTTTTTATGTGGTCCAGCGAATCACGGGCTGCCCCGAAAACCTGAGGCATGCATCTGAGAGTATAGGCATCCTGAACCTTTGGACAATTTTTGTGAGATGCAATTATTTTGCTGTTCCTTGTAAGCTTCCACAGATTCTTTCCAATATTGATCTGACCATTGTATGGACGGGCATTGTTTATTTCTTCCCTGAACACC
This sequence is a window from Candidatus Thermoplasmatota archaeon. Protein-coding genes within it:
- a CDS encoding PhzF family phenazine biosynthesis protein; the protein is MINMKMPFYVVNAFTNKPFSGNPAGAILNADELDEKTMQNIAAVTVAFLWGRKTISCLKEKLPSQDKADAFADVSPSEAEE
- the hutH gene encoding histidine ammonia-lyase; this encodes MIEIDGGHLSIEDVVAVARNKAKVSISKMAIANIEKSRGKVEKVLKEGKVVYGINTGFGELSNVRISDNEIEKLQENLIRSHACGVGDELPDEIVRAMMLLRANSLAKGYSGVTLTLVQKLIDGLNRGFHPVVPSQGSVGASGDLVPLAHIALAFMGEGMANYNGVKMPAMEALERAEISPVTYKAKEGLALINGTQMMTAIASLAVNDAYLLLKNAQVAGVMSLEALKGTDQVFREEINNARPYNGQINIGKNLWKLTRNSKIIASHKNCPKVQDAYTLRCMPQVFGAARDSLDHIKKIIEVEINSATDNPLVFDDIISGGNFHGEPIAIAMDLLGIVATKIGSFSERRTARLLDSNLSGLPHFLAKEAGLNSGLMILQYVAASLVNENKTLAYPSSVDSIPTSANKEDYQSMGATSARKARIIITNTERIVSIEFITSSQALEFHELKPSRAVSTAYKCIRGKIPPHEEDRAMYTDIETAFKMVHEGEIINAVEDEVGELL